Proteins from one Paenibacillus amylolyticus genomic window:
- a CDS encoding stalk domain-containing protein, protein MKRKRIWENTAAGLTVSMLAGMLLFTSSALPAHAADTKTSVLPAGTNEASLTAKKDAVAVTKEFRIVTLGDSITVGYEPNTKELPYGYVERLQEQGLLHGRTQVDNYGIAGLKTSGLKNFTTAMKDGKTLTSDAIQPSLPDPRAGQIGANTAAIRESVAQANLVAITIGGNDVSELLGTADKLSDQELQGKLKELLATYTDNVTATINTIHEINPTATIVIADQYNPMPEVAGKALYAKLMEASQGFTQTIDGIAAKFSAQGTNVKVAHVAKEFVGGEGTMTHMIKDRDFHPNQFGYAAIAEVFAKTIWGDYTKLTAPATGEPMNIIVSGKTLNTPYKPIIRNGKNFVAIQDIVNAVGATTVWDNKTSTATITYGDRKVAVKIGANAVKVNGASVTVDTPAFLNKVGKESKTYVPLAMVAEGLGFDVQYVAKLRTVFVNP, encoded by the coding sequence ATGAAGCGTAAACGTATATGGGAAAATACGGCTGCCGGTTTAACGGTGAGCATGTTGGCAGGAATGCTGCTCTTCACATCTTCTGCATTGCCCGCACACGCTGCTGACACCAAAACAAGTGTATTGCCAGCGGGTACGAATGAGGCTTCGCTGACTGCGAAGAAAGATGCAGTAGCTGTAACCAAGGAGTTCCGCATCGTCACATTGGGAGATTCCATAACAGTAGGTTATGAGCCCAACACGAAAGAGTTGCCTTATGGTTATGTAGAACGTCTGCAGGAGCAAGGTTTGTTGCATGGACGTACACAGGTGGACAACTACGGGATTGCCGGATTGAAAACCAGTGGCCTGAAAAACTTCACTACTGCAATGAAGGATGGCAAAACGCTGACTTCTGATGCCATTCAACCAAGCCTTCCTGATCCAAGAGCGGGACAGATCGGAGCCAACACTGCCGCAATCCGGGAGAGTGTAGCACAGGCTAATCTGGTTGCAATTACCATTGGGGGAAATGATGTATCGGAGCTCCTCGGTACAGCAGACAAACTGAGTGATCAGGAGTTGCAAGGAAAGTTAAAAGAATTACTTGCAACATATACAGACAATGTTACTGCAACGATTAATACGATCCATGAAATTAATCCGACAGCTACAATAGTCATCGCAGACCAGTATAACCCGATGCCAGAAGTAGCAGGCAAGGCACTCTATGCGAAACTGATGGAGGCTTCCCAAGGCTTCACACAGACGATTGATGGAATCGCAGCGAAATTCTCTGCTCAAGGTACTAATGTCAAAGTCGCACACGTGGCCAAAGAGTTTGTTGGCGGTGAAGGCACGATGACTCATATGATCAAAGATCGTGATTTCCACCCGAATCAATTCGGATATGCGGCCATTGCCGAAGTATTTGCCAAAACGATCTGGGGAGATTACACCAAGCTGACTGCACCTGCCACAGGTGAACCAATGAATATTATCGTGAGTGGCAAAACCTTGAATACACCGTACAAACCAATTATCCGTAACGGCAAAAACTTTGTGGCGATCCAAGATATCGTGAATGCTGTCGGTGCTACAACGGTATGGGATAACAAGACTTCAACCGCAACCATTACATATGGAGACCGCAAGGTTGCTGTGAAGATTGGTGCCAACGCTGTGAAGGTAAATGGAGCATCGGTTACCGTGGATACACCTGCATTTTTGAATAAGGTAGGCAAAGAGTCTAAAACCTATGTACCCCTTGCCATGGTGGCAGAAGGTCTTGGCTTTGATGTGCAATATGTAGCGAAACTGAGAACTGTATTTGTTAATCCGTAA
- the uvsE gene encoding UV DNA damage repair endonuclease UvsE, which produces MLVRFGYVAMSVLIENASPSRTMTMSSFNKIDDREAAIRKLERIAAENLHNTLRLLRHNKGSHIHVYRFSSKLIPLATHEDLIDWDPFPALKQDFAAIGDFVKENHMRVSFHPDHFTVLSTPREQVLHNSIRDLRHHVRMLDAMGLNATAKNNIHIGGAYGDKPSAALRFEENFLKLDRDIQERLTLENDDKTFNAPETLAVCQRLGLPMVLDIHHQWVNNEGEQPWDLWPDILKTWQSPLAQADSPADQPLPPKIHVSSPKSEKDVRGHADGVEVEPVLDFLRHIAADTPRLDVMIEAKRKDEALVQLMQKLAFYHEEGVEWVDESTVIIHP; this is translated from the coding sequence ATGCTCGTACGCTTTGGTTACGTGGCCATGTCCGTGCTTATAGAGAACGCCTCACCTTCCCGGACGATGACCATGTCGAGTTTTAACAAAATCGATGACAGGGAGGCAGCGATCCGCAAGCTCGAACGGATTGCAGCCGAGAACCTGCACAATACATTACGTTTGCTCAGGCACAATAAGGGCAGCCATATTCATGTATATCGCTTCTCTTCCAAATTGATTCCACTGGCAACACACGAGGACCTGATTGACTGGGACCCGTTTCCGGCATTGAAGCAGGACTTTGCGGCCATTGGTGATTTTGTGAAGGAAAATCATATGCGTGTGTCCTTTCATCCGGATCATTTTACCGTACTTAGTACACCTCGCGAGCAAGTTCTGCACAACTCGATTCGCGACCTTCGCCATCATGTCCGGATGCTGGATGCCATGGGGCTGAATGCCACTGCCAAGAACAATATACATATTGGTGGTGCATATGGAGACAAGCCTTCGGCGGCACTCCGTTTTGAAGAGAACTTTTTGAAGCTGGATCGGGACATCCAGGAGCGATTGACACTCGAAAATGATGACAAAACGTTCAATGCGCCCGAGACACTGGCCGTATGCCAGCGCCTGGGATTGCCTATGGTACTGGATATCCATCACCAGTGGGTGAACAACGAAGGAGAACAACCCTGGGATCTGTGGCCTGATATTCTGAAGACCTGGCAGTCACCGCTTGCCCAGGCAGATTCACCGGCTGATCAGCCATTGCCGCCCAAAATCCATGTCTCCAGTCCGAAGAGTGAAAAGGATGTGCGAGGCCATGCGGATGGCGTGGAGGTAGAGCCTGTGCTCGACTTTCTGCGTCATATCGCAGCAGACACCCCAAGGCTTGACGTGATGATTGAGGCCAAACGCAAGGATGAGGCTCTTGTGCAATTGATGCAGAAGCTGGCATTCTATCACGAAGAGGGCGTGGAGTGGGTGGACGAGTCTACCGTCATTATTCATCCGTAG